In Bradyrhizobium sp. 1(2017), one DNA window encodes the following:
- the kdpB gene encoding potassium-transporting ATPase subunit KdpB, with product MDTTKLQKRAPMSAMLDPKIVMPAIKASFTKLDPRLMVKNPVMFVVEVVAALTTVIFLRDVVTGGANLGFTFQIILWLWFTVLFANFAEAVAEGRGKAQAESLRKTRTESQAKLLTGSGQDFKLVPGTSLKVGDIVLVEAGDTIPSDGEVIEGVASVNEAAITGESAPVIRESGGDRSAVTGGTQVLSDVIRVRITAAQGSTFIDRMIKLVEGAERQKTPNEIALNILLAGLTIIFVFATVTIPSYAAYAGGSISVVVLVALFVTLIPTTIGALLSAIGIAGMDRLVRFNVLAMSGRAVEAAGDVDTLLLDKTGTITLGNRQATAFRPVRGVTEQELADAAQLASLADETPEGRSIVVLAKEKYGIRGRDMTELGATFIPFTAQTRMSGVDAGGSSVRKGAVDAMLNYVGGGAPLTVVSGNAARAIQPAGLSEVGREVQAIADEISKAGGTPLAVARDGKLLGVIQLKDIVKGGIRERFAELRRMGIRTIMITGDNPMTAAAIAAEAGVDDFLAQATPEDKLKLIRDEQAKGKLVAMCGDGTNDAPALAQADVGVAMNTGTQAAREAGNMVDLDSNPTKLIEVVEIGKQLLMTRGALTTFSIANDVAKYFAIIPAMFLAFYPQLNVLNVMSLSSPQSAILSAIIFNALVIVALIPLALKGVAYRAVGAGALLRRNLLIYGLGGIVIPFIGIKAIDLAVTALHLA from the coding sequence ATGGATACGACGAAACTGCAAAAGCGTGCGCCGATGTCGGCAATGCTCGATCCGAAGATCGTGATGCCAGCGATCAAGGCGTCCTTCACCAAGCTCGATCCGCGGCTGATGGTGAAGAATCCCGTGATGTTCGTGGTCGAGGTCGTCGCCGCCCTCACCACGGTCATCTTCCTTCGCGACGTCGTCACCGGCGGTGCGAATCTCGGCTTCACCTTCCAGATCATCCTGTGGCTCTGGTTCACGGTGCTGTTTGCCAATTTTGCCGAGGCGGTCGCCGAAGGCCGCGGCAAGGCGCAGGCCGAATCGCTGCGCAAGACGCGCACCGAGAGCCAGGCCAAGCTGCTGACCGGCTCCGGCCAGGACTTCAAGCTGGTGCCGGGCACCAGCCTGAAGGTCGGTGATATCGTGCTGGTCGAGGCGGGCGACACCATTCCCTCCGACGGCGAGGTGATCGAGGGCGTCGCCTCCGTCAACGAGGCCGCCATCACCGGCGAATCCGCGCCTGTCATCCGCGAGTCCGGCGGAGACCGCTCGGCGGTCACAGGCGGCACCCAGGTGCTGTCCGACGTGATCCGTGTCCGCATCACCGCAGCGCAGGGTTCGACCTTCATCGATCGCATGATCAAGCTGGTCGAGGGCGCCGAGCGGCAGAAGACGCCGAACGAGATCGCGCTCAACATCCTGCTGGCGGGCCTGACCATCATCTTCGTGTTCGCCACCGTCACCATCCCGAGCTACGCGGCCTATGCCGGCGGCTCGATCTCGGTGGTCGTGCTGGTCGCGCTGTTCGTGACGCTGATCCCGACCACCATCGGCGCGCTCTTGTCGGCCATCGGCATCGCCGGCATGGACCGCCTCGTGCGCTTCAACGTGCTGGCGATGTCCGGCCGCGCCGTCGAGGCGGCCGGCGACGTCGACACCCTGCTGCTGGACAAGACCGGAACGATCACCCTCGGCAACCGGCAGGCGACCGCCTTCCGCCCCGTCCGCGGCGTTACCGAGCAGGAGCTCGCGGATGCGGCCCAGCTCGCCTCGCTCGCCGACGAGACGCCGGAAGGCCGTTCCATCGTCGTGCTGGCGAAGGAGAAATACGGCATCCGTGGCCGCGACATGACCGAACTGGGTGCGACCTTCATCCCCTTCACGGCGCAGACCCGTATGAGCGGCGTCGATGCCGGCGGCTCCTCGGTGCGCAAGGGCGCGGTCGATGCCATGCTGAACTATGTCGGCGGCGGCGCGCCGCTGACGGTTGTTTCGGGCAACGCGGCACGCGCGATCCAGCCCGCCGGGCTCTCGGAGGTCGGCCGCGAAGTCCAGGCCATTGCCGACGAGATCTCGAAAGCCGGCGGCACGCCGCTGGCGGTCGCCAGGGACGGCAAGCTGCTCGGCGTCATCCAGCTCAAGGACATCGTCAAGGGCGGCATCCGCGAGCGCTTCGCCGAGCTTCGCCGCATGGGCATCCGCACCATCATGATCACCGGCGACAACCCGATGACGGCCGCCGCGATCGCGGCCGAGGCGGGCGTCGACGACTTCCTGGCGCAGGCAACGCCCGAGGACAAGCTCAAGCTGATCCGCGACGAGCAGGCCAAGGGCAAGCTGGTCGCCATGTGCGGCGACGGCACCAATGACGCCCCGGCGCTCGCGCAGGCCGATGTCGGCGTCGCCATGAACACGGGCACCCAGGCCGCTCGCGAGGCCGGCAACATGGTGGACCTCGATTCCAACCCCACCAAGCTGATCGAGGTGGTCGAGATCGGCAAGCAGCTGCTGATGACGCGTGGCGCGCTGACGACGTTCTCGATCGCCAACGACGTCGCCAAGTATTTTGCGATCATCCCGGCGATGTTCCTGGCGTTCTATCCCCAGCTCAACGTGCTCAACGTCATGAGCCTGTCGAGCCCGCAGAGCGCCATCCTGTCGGCGATCATCTTCAACGCGCTTGTCATCGTCGCGCTGATTCCGCTGGCGCTCAAGGGCGTCGCCTATCGCGCGGTCGGTGCCGGCGCGCTGCTCCGGCGCAATCTCTTGATCTACGGCCTCGGCGGCATCGTCATTCCCTTCATCGGCATCAAGGCGATCGACCTCGCGGTGACCGCCCTGCATTTGGCTTGA